The following proteins come from a genomic window of Lolium rigidum isolate FL_2022 chromosome 5, APGP_CSIRO_Lrig_0.1, whole genome shotgun sequence:
- the LOC124651051 gene encoding dof zinc finger protein 3-like, with translation MEEVMSSNSKSVQAAVAAGERKPRPRPEQRVECPRCKSGNTKFCYYNNYSMSQPRYFCKACRRYWTQGGSLRNVPVGGGCRKSKRPAAASSSDGQNKQLGAASSSSSEPPPMGTAPACAAMMDFVPNVLPTTYMSAGFEHPGSLSLATFVSASSSNLAAPGSAGTSSFLDVLRGGAGGVLDGGHRLNSGGYYFGGPAAGSGIGMLMTPPAPSFGIAGTMLPHGGLVFGGNGIGGTAAAAFQGGDGDGSMMGLQWQPPFGNANGGGGVGSQQQLGTGNNDAATGNNNNNNNGGGGGGDDDDDDDGSSGDCYWSNNGGSSNQWQSLINSGSLM, from the coding sequence ATGGAGGAAGTGATGTCATCCAACTCCAAGTCCGtccaggcggcggtggcggctggggAGCGGAAGCCGAGGCCGAGGCCGGAGCAGAGGGTGGAATGCCCGCGATGCAAGTCCGGCAACACCAAGTTCTGCTACTACAACAACTACAGCATGTCCCAGCCCCGCTACTTCTGCAAGGCCTGCCGCCGCTACTGGACCCAGGGCGGCTCCCTCCGCAACGTCCCcgtcggcggcggctgccgcaaGTCCAAACGCCCCgcagcggcctcctcctccgacggccAGAACAAGCAGCtgggcgccgcctcctcctcgtcctctgaACCGCCACCCATGGGCACCGCACCCGCCTGCGCGGCGATGATGGACTTCGTCCCCAACGTCCTCCCGACGACGTACATGTCCGCCGGGTTCGAGCATCCAGGCAGCCTCTCCCTGGCCACCTTCGTCTCGGCGTCGTCCTCCAACCTGGCGGCACCGGGTTCCGCCGGGACGTCGTCGTTCCTGGACGTGCTGAGAGGGGGAGCAGGAGGGGTTCTCGATGGCGGCCACCGTCTGAACAGCGGCGGCTACTACTTCGGCGGGCCTGCCGCCGGGTCAGGCATTGGGATGCTGATGACGCCTCCGGCGCCGTCGTTTGGCATTGCAGGTACGATGCTGCCCCATGGCGGGCTCGTTTTTGGTGGGAATGGAATCGGTGGCACAGCTGCTGCAGCATTTCAGGGCggggatggagatggcagcatgaTGGGGCTCCAGTGGCAGCCACCTTTTGGCAATGCTAATGGTGGTGGCGGTGTTGGATCCCAGCAGCAGCTGGGCACCGGCAACAACGATGCAGCCacgggcaacaacaacaacaacaacaacggtggaggcggcggcggagacgatgacgacgacgatgacgggtCATCTGGGGACTGCTACTGGAGCAACAATGGAGGCTCATCAAACCAGTGGCAGAGCCTCATCAACAGCGGCTCCCTGATGTAA